The following coding sequences are from one Exiguobacterium sibiricum 7-3 window:
- a CDS encoding Mrp/NBP35 family ATP-binding protein: protein MLNEQEIREVVGQLIDPTIERSLTDTNGIRDVRIKGDYVSLKIALAQAGSGEQLALQQQIVKELKEKGFKTVGLRFEALGDHGIQAATTPSILKPESGTTFIAVASGKGGVGKSTVSVNLAVALARAGKKVGLIDADIYGFSVPDMMGIETRPTVVNDRIIPPERFGVKVISMGFFVEDNAPVIWRGPMLGKMLNNFFSDVEWGDLDYLLLDLPPGTGDVALDIHSMLPSCQELIVTTPHATAAFVAARAGAMAIKTNHRLLGIIENMAYFESKTTGEKEYVFGSGGGEKLSEALKTDILAKIPLGQPYANETDFAPSIYRDDHPFETHYNELAARVIEKVEG, encoded by the coding sequence ATGTTGAATGAACAAGAAATTCGCGAGGTGGTCGGGCAATTGATCGATCCGACGATTGAACGCTCGCTTACAGATACGAACGGGATTCGCGATGTCCGCATCAAAGGAGACTATGTCAGTCTCAAAATCGCACTGGCACAAGCAGGATCAGGCGAACAGCTCGCGTTACAGCAACAGATCGTCAAAGAGTTAAAGGAAAAAGGATTCAAGACGGTCGGCTTACGTTTTGAGGCACTCGGCGATCACGGTATTCAAGCCGCGACGACACCATCAATCCTTAAACCGGAATCTGGCACGACATTCATTGCGGTAGCTTCCGGTAAAGGCGGTGTCGGAAAATCGACGGTTTCCGTTAACTTGGCAGTTGCCCTCGCACGGGCAGGAAAAAAAGTTGGCTTGATCGACGCGGATATCTACGGATTCAGTGTGCCGGACATGATGGGAATCGAAACCCGTCCGACGGTCGTCAACGACCGGATTATTCCACCTGAACGGTTTGGGGTTAAAGTCATCTCGATGGGCTTCTTCGTCGAAGACAATGCACCTGTCATCTGGCGTGGCCCGATGCTCGGAAAGATGTTAAACAACTTCTTCTCTGACGTCGAGTGGGGCGACCTCGATTACTTACTGCTTGATTTACCACCGGGTACAGGCGACGTGGCACTCGATATTCATTCGATGTTGCCAAGCTGTCAGGAACTGATTGTCACGACACCGCACGCAACTGCGGCATTCGTTGCTGCACGTGCAGGGGCGATGGCGATCAAAACAAACCACCGTTTGCTCGGAATCATCGAGAATATGGCATATTTCGAAAGCAAGACGACTGGCGAAAAAGAGTATGTGTTTGGTTCAGGCGGCGGAGAGAAGTTGTCAGAAGCGTTAAAAACAGATATTCTAGCTAAGATTCCACTTGGACAGCCGTATGCAAATGAAACGGACTTTGCACCGTCGATTTACCGTGACGACCATCCATTTGAAACACACTATAATGAACTCGCAGCGCGTGTCATCGAAAAAGTAGAGGGATAA
- a CDS encoding KinB-signaling pathway activation protein, translating into MKTRGFLKLFWMTLLIGTLAGFVFNLVAEPGYVRNQSISGYVTALAYSSTWTAISLMGFFSYLILHRVGLDIFRGAKLWDRVQIVLIAFALFDGIYLRGLAFGFEKTNLYIGEMVVLLLIAFFVARTKARETNFTAFVPTLFLMTVITLIEWVPALQATQDKRMLWAALATLLVCNAYQILMLHRLQEKPNSANAASGKRA; encoded by the coding sequence ATGAAGACTAGAGGATTTTTGAAGCTGTTTTGGATGACGCTCCTGATCGGGACGCTCGCCGGCTTCGTGTTTAACCTTGTCGCTGAACCAGGTTATGTCCGTAACCAATCGATCAGCGGATATGTCACGGCCTTGGCTTACAGCAGTACATGGACAGCCATCAGTTTGATGGGATTCTTTTCATATCTGATCCTTCACCGGGTCGGACTCGATATTTTCCGGGGGGCTAAGCTATGGGATCGGGTCCAAATCGTCTTAATCGCATTTGCGTTATTCGATGGGATCTACCTTCGGGGACTTGCTTTCGGATTTGAAAAAACGAACCTGTACATTGGAGAGATGGTTGTCTTACTGCTCATCGCGTTTTTTGTCGCTCGGACGAAAGCGCGCGAGACAAACTTCACGGCATTCGTGCCGACACTCTTTTTGATGACAGTCATCACATTGATTGAATGGGTGCCGGCTCTTCAGGCGACACAAGACAAACGGATGTTATGGGCAGCGCTTGCCACATTACTCGTTTGTAATGCGTATCAAATTCTGATGTTGCATCGACTGCAGGAAAAACCAAATTCAGCGAATGCTGCGTCTGGCAAAAGAGCGTAA